One Antarctobacter heliothermus DNA segment encodes these proteins:
- a CDS encoding DUF3228 family protein, whose protein sequence is MTDFALRNWHPEASGTRILGLSPQDLTNRCNAAMAQGAPLVDGYAPFCKHLFLENDTPTLCGFAPITPDNAHLLRSGYRARREGEMPVLERWFDTPAPRANWLDVILYSHAQMLLEAADYPEDQVVPDCDWGIVSIIGTLTPTEPPMPPITQWRNALGREAGGSGQPIDPASYAKAVAFWDQHAPVKTAG, encoded by the coding sequence ATGACCGATTTTGCCCTGCGCAACTGGCACCCAGAGGCCAGCGGCACCCGCATCCTTGGCCTGTCGCCACAGGATTTGACGAACCGCTGCAACGCGGCCATGGCGCAAGGCGCGCCGCTGGTCGACGGTTACGCGCCCTTCTGCAAACACCTGTTTCTGGAAAACGACACCCCCACGCTCTGCGGCTTTGCCCCCATCACGCCCGACAACGCGCATCTCCTGCGCAGCGGCTACCGCGCCCGGCGCGAGGGCGAAATGCCGGTGCTGGAACGCTGGTTCGACACCCCCGCCCCCCGCGCAAACTGGCTGGACGTGATCCTCTACAGCCACGCCCAAATGCTGCTAGAAGCTGCCGACTACCCCGAGGATCAGGTCGTGCCAGACTGCGATTGGGGCATCGTGTCGATCATTGGCACCCTGACCCCAACAGAGCCGCCCATGCCGCCCATCACCCAATGGCGCAACGCATTGGGCCGTGAGGCGGGCGGATCAGGTCAGCCAATTGATCCGGCGTCTTATGCCAAGGCCGTTGCATTCTGGGATCAGCACGCGCCGGTAAAGACGGCAGGATAG
- a CDS encoding YaeQ family protein — translation MAQKATIYKVELSVSDMDRHYYETHKLTVAKHPSETDERLMVRLVAFALNAHEHLEMTKGLSTDDEPDIWQKSLSGELDVWVALGLPSEKVVRQSCAKASQVIVYPYGGRTADMWWDKIKNSTTRFDNLQVINLSEADTAALAELAGRTMKLQVNIQDGDVMVSVDDSIVYVTPVIWKGPA, via the coding sequence ATGGCGCAAAAAGCCACTATTTATAAAGTCGAACTCTCTGTCTCTGACATGGATCGCCATTATTATGAGACCCACAAGCTGACAGTCGCCAAACATCCGTCAGAGACGGATGAACGGCTGATGGTGCGCCTTGTCGCCTTTGCCCTGAATGCGCATGAGCATCTGGAGATGACCAAGGGGTTGTCTACGGATGATGAGCCGGACATCTGGCAGAAAAGCCTGAGTGGTGAACTGGATGTCTGGGTTGCTCTGGGTCTGCCCAGCGAAAAGGTGGTCCGTCAATCCTGCGCCAAGGCCTCTCAGGTGATCGTCTACCCCTATGGCGGCCGCACGGCTGACATGTGGTGGGACAAGATCAAGAACAGCACCACGCGGTTTGACAATCTTCAGGTGATCAATTTGTCCGAGGCCGACACAGCCGCTCTGGCAGAATTGGCCGGCCGCACGATGAAGCTTCAGGTCAATATTCAGGACGGCGATGTGATGGTCAGTGTCGATGACAGTATTGTCTATGTCACCCCGGTGATCTGGAAGGGCCCCGCCTAA
- a CDS encoding SPFH domain-containing protein: MGIWDFLSGQFIDVIHWTDDTRDTMVWRFEREGHEIKYGAKLTVREGQAAVFIHEGQLADVFTPGLYMLETNNMPIMTSLQHWDHAFQSPFKSEIYFVNTNRFTNLKWGTKNPIMLRDPEFGPTRIRAFGTYAIKVADPAVFMSEIVGTDGEFTMDEISFQIRNIIVQEFSKDISRSGIPVLDMAANTGEVSELIRKAIDPVIHQYGLELAELYIENISLPEAVEKALDARTSRGLAGNLDDHMKWKAAEAMGQGGAMDQSMGMGFGAGMGMQMANAMGAQGGPWGAAPQQAAASQAQQPQAAPMAPPPPPVEHVWHMAVNGQTTGPFSKADLGKMVASKELTRETHVWTPGQDGWKRAGEVTELAQLFTVMPPPPPPM, from the coding sequence ATGGGCATCTGGGATTTTCTATCGGGCCAGTTCATCGACGTCATTCACTGGACGGACGACACCCGCGACACGATGGTCTGGCGCTTTGAACGCGAAGGCCATGAAATCAAGTACGGCGCCAAGCTGACAGTCCGCGAAGGGCAGGCCGCCGTCTTTATCCACGAAGGCCAGCTTGCGGATGTCTTCACCCCCGGTCTCTACATGCTAGAGACCAATAACATGCCGATCATGACCTCGTTGCAGCACTGGGACCACGCGTTCCAAAGCCCCTTCAAGTCAGAGATCTATTTCGTCAACACCAACCGCTTTACCAATCTGAAGTGGGGGACGAAAAACCCCATCATGCTGCGCGACCCGGAATTCGGGCCGACCCGCATCCGCGCCTTTGGCACCTATGCGATCAAAGTCGCCGATCCGGCGGTCTTCATGTCCGAAATCGTCGGCACCGACGGCGAATTCACCATGGATGAGATCAGCTTTCAGATCCGCAACATCATCGTGCAGGAATTTTCCAAGGACATCTCCCGCAGCGGCATCCCCGTGCTCGACATGGCAGCCAATACCGGCGAAGTGTCTGAACTGATCCGCAAGGCGATCGACCCGGTGATCCACCAGTACGGTCTGGAACTGGCCGAACTGTATATCGAAAACATCTCGCTGCCCGAAGCGGTGGAAAAGGCGCTGGACGCCCGCACCAGCCGCGGTCTGGCGGGCAACCTCGACGACCACATGAAGTGGAAAGCCGCCGAGGCGATGGGTCAGGGCGGTGCGATGGATCAATCCATGGGCATGGGCTTTGGTGCCGGGATGGGCATGCAGATGGCCAATGCCATGGGCGCGCAGGGCGGCCCGTGGGGTGCTGCACCACAACAGGCTGCCGCGTCACAGGCACAGCAACCGCAAGCCGCGCCAATGGCCCCACCGCCGCCGCCGGTCGAACATGTCTGGCACATGGCCGTGAACGGACAAACCACCGGTCCGTTCTCCAAGGCGGATCTGGGCAAGATGGTCGCCAGCAAGGAACTGACCCGCGAAACCCACGTCTGGACCCCTGGTCAGGACGGCTGGAAACGTGCCGGAGAGGTGACGGAACTGGCGCAACTCTTCACCGTGATGCCACCGCCCCCGCCACCGATGTAA